CATGGATTTGATCATTTGGCTAAATTACATGATAATTGGTTATGCGATGCGATTCAGGACATTGTTAGATCCTGGTTAGTCTGAGTATTCAGAGTTCTGCTGAAGCGAAGCTCAGAGATGTGCTCCTTCAATACTTGATATGTAGGTACAGAAGAATTAACTACCCGCAAGACTTGGAATGATGTATCGGGTCTGTATGGACAGCAGACGACCTGATAAGTCCATACATGTAGTATTGGGTGGGTAAATAGGGGCTTCAATAGAGCAACAAGCTACCCACACGGTGCCTGACGACTGCTACCGTACTAGGCTGGTGTATTTTCGTTCTCTGCTTCACCATATTTCTCTCAcaattgttgttgcttttacTAGATTTCTTCAGGTACATGCTTGTCATGGTGTATCTGTTCCTCAAAATGAGGGTTTTTATTGTTTAAGGTGTGTTTTCCGCTACTGATGGGTAGTTCGACcagaaagggagaagatcTGCCATGTAAGATGTGACCTGTTTTAGCTGCTTCACGGGAGATGAGATTGAGTCTCAAATTCTGTTAGATGGTCTTGTGTGCCttgtttatattattataaatactatctATAAGTGATGGTTGAGTATGTTTAACGAAGCATAATGGagacaggaaagaaaggctTTGGTGCGCAAGAAATCCAGATATATAAAGCATATCAGCCAATTTCAAACCAAGTGAGCTATACCTCGACACATATCGGGACGAATCCCCCCCTACGCATCACAGGATTAAATGTGCCCAATTCCACAGTTCTTTGGAACATAACCGAGAGCATCCGTCGCAGAGCCAGCCGGTGCAATAGTCAGTCCGGAAAAGTCACTGAAAAAGCCAGTTTCGGAGCTGCTAAAAGCGCCAGAATTGCTGTATCCATTGGGCTGGCAAGCGCGGCCCAAGGCGGACTTGCAGGACGCTCCGTTGGCTTCGCTAGCGCTGAAGAGCTGGTTCTCAGGCTTGGCGGGTGCGACTTCGACGACATCTTCGAAGAAGCATCCCTCGAAGATACCACGGCCCTTTTCACCGCCCTCGATGGCGTGTCCAGGGATGGAGGACCAGACGCTGTTGACTGCGTGGAAGAGGGTTGTGCCGGAGAGGGCGGGGCCACGGCCGGTGGTGTGGTAAACGTAGTTGTCTGATGAAGAGTTAACTCCGTTAAATGTATGTATCATTAGGTTTCTCGTGAATACATACTCTGGAAGGTAATCTCGTCTCCTTTGCCAACTAGCTCCAATGTCCAGTAGTGGTGGTCATCACAGCCTGCGGAATGGGTAGTCTTGCCGTTGAGGAAATTGTTTGACCAAGTCATGCGGGTGTTGGGGTGGAAGCCGGTAACGTAGTGTTGGCGTCCGATGAGAGAAGTCTAATCCGTCAGGTAATATTAGGAACTCGTCTATAACTATCAGGAAATGGAGATGCCTGTCTTACCTCGCAGTGGTCGATCCAGATCAGGTCAGCGCCGAAGAAAGTAAACGCGTCGCCACCCCAGACAAAGCTGTATTCAAATACATTAGAATATTGATGTGTAATAAAGCATGCGACAGCTTGTAGTCTCGGGATGATACATACCCAGGGTTGAGATCCGTAATCTTAATGTTCTGAACAATGATATTGGAGACACCACCCTCAAAGTAGAGCCCTTTTCCACTGAGCACGCCTTTGTCTCCCTCACCAACAAGAGTCTTGTTGGACTTGATATGAATGCCATTCTTGGCAGCTTTATCATACGTGACGGTTACGGCGGGCCTTTTACCACAC
The window above is part of the Aspergillus luchuensis IFO 4308 DNA, chromosome 8, nearly complete sequence genome. Proteins encoded here:
- a CDS encoding polysaccharide lyase family 1 protein (CAZy:PL1;~COG:G;~EggNog:ENOG410PIPP;~InterPro:IPR012334,IPR002022,IPR011050;~PFAM:PF00544;~SECRETED:SignalP(1-18)) encodes the protein MKVSFLHLLCIHAALASASVVKGAAQGFAAGVTGGGDTAPSYPKTNEELVSLLESDEPQVVVLTKTFDFIGTEGTTTEDGCAPWGTGKACQLAINSNGWCGKRPAVTVTYDKAAKNGIHIKSNKTLVGEGDKGVLSGKGLYFEGGVSNIIVQNIKITDLNPGFVWGGDAFTFFGADLIWIDHCETSLIGRQHYVTGFHPNTRMTWSNNFLNGKTTHSAGCDDHHYWTLELVGKGDEITFQNNYVYHTTGRGPALSGTTLFHAVNSVWSSIPGHAIEGGEKGRGIFEGCFFEDVVEVAPAKPENQLFSASEANGASCKSALGRACQPNGYSNSGAFSSSETGFFSDFSGLTIAPAGSATDALGYVPKNCGIGHI